The Candidatus Melainabacteria bacterium genome includes the window CTGCTTTTGAACTTAATTTTTCACAAGTCGTTCTAGCTTAATGTTGGTTAAGAAGCATATTATGTTCCTGTAGTTTTATCTAAGTTCTAGAGTTTTAAGTATACTTAAAACTTTTGTTATTAGAGTGGCATATTTTAAGTATGCTTAAAACTTTACTATGAAGGAATTGATCATTTGCATATAACTGATTTTCTTCTAAAAAATTCCTTGTGATGTTCTGATGGTTATTTCGTTAAATAGATAACCTGATTTATGAGAGAATCTTTTTCCTTTTGATGGATATTTTCATCAAGATAAAGTTTCATTTAAACCCTTATTCTCTTAATCCATGGGAATTCTTTAGGAGATGAGAGAAGTGTTTCAAGATCTTCATTTTCTTTTATTTCTTCATTTATCTCATCCTTATATTTTGAATAATAGCTTAATGCTGAGTTTAGCTGGGATTGTGTTATAGGATAAGCTTCAAGAATCTTTCTTACATTCTTATTGTAGTTTTTGTAAATCATAATAAGCTCCCACACATCAAGTCCTGTTCCACTAACTGAAGCCCTTCTTCCTGTAGGACTGTTTGTAAAGATTATTCCTGGAAAGTAAGACATTGATTCATTCACAATATATTAACCCCTTTTGCAAACGTTACCACTTTCTCTCTATGTGCAAGCCCTGTTAATTCACCTATAGAACTTAATTTATTCTTTTCTAAGTAATCCTGAAGTCCTTTAATTATTTCAATACTTGTCATTGGATTTACAAAATTTGCTGTGCCAATTTGTATACAACTGGCACCACAAAGCAAAAACTCAATAGCATCATCAGTAGTATGAATCCCTCCAATTCCAATTATGGGAGTGTTTGGAAATTTTTTGTATGTCTCCCAAATCATTCTAAGTGCAATTGGCTTTACTCCTGGCCCGCTATAACCACCTACCACTCTTGGAAGTGTCGGTTTTTTTGTCCATTTGTTAATAGCAAGACCAAGTACTGTATTAATTAATGATAGTCCATCAGAACCTGCATCAATACAAGCTTTTGCAATTTCTGTAATATCAGTGATATTTGGAGAAAGTTTTGCCCAGATAGGAATCTTTGTAATTTTTTTAATTTCACTTATAAGTAAAAAGGCCTTTTTTGAATCCTGACTAAAATCAAGACCACCTTCTACATTTGGACAAGAAAGATTTAATTCTATTGTAGAGACGTATGGCCATACGTCTCTACAATGTTGAATATGATCTATTACTTTAATATAGTCATCTAATGTTTCACCAACAACATTTAAAATTATTGTTGCATTTTGTTCTACTAAAAATGGCAAGTCATTTTTTAAGAAATGTTCAATTCCAGGATTTTGTAAACCAATAGAATTAAGCATGCCAAAGTTTCCAATCTCTACAACTCTAGGTGTTGGGTTACCATCTCTTGGCTCTATGCTAAGACTTTTAGTAACTATTCCACCAAGTTCGTTTAAATTAAAATAAGGAAGAAACTCACGTGCTGCAACACCACATGTACCAGATGCAAGAAGGACAGGGTTTTTTAACTTAACAGGTCCTGCATTTATAATAAGATTTGCCATTAACTAACCAATTGTAAAATTGCCGCAGGAGCAGCATCACCACGCCTTGGCAGTGTTTTAATTAATCTTGTGTATCCGCCTTTTTTAGTCTTAAAGTTACCAACAATCTCATTAAAAAGTTTTTTTACTACATCTTTTTCATACAAAAAAGCTGCTGCTTGACGTCTTGCATGCATATCTCCACGTTTTGCAAGAGAAATCAACCTTTCTATTTCACCTTGAACAGCTTTTGCTTTTCCAAGAGTAGTTTTTATCTCGCCTGTTTTAAAAAAAGAATTTGCAAGTGATCTTAACACTGCTTTTCTTTGATCAGCAGGCCTTGCTAATTTATTTCTTTTTCGTAAATGTCTCATTCTTCAGTTATGTCTATGTGTTCCTCTTATGTAGAAAATGCTTCACTTTCTGCACTACTTTCTTCAGGTAAGCCTGCTGGTATAGCTTCATCAGAAAGGTGTAAACCCATTGCATGTAATCTTTCTAAAACTTCATCTGCAGATTTTCTTCCGAAGTTTTTAATGTTCATTAGATCGTTATAAGACAAACTTAAGAGTTGACCAAGTGAGTTTATATTTGCTCTTTTTAAACAGTTATATGCTCTTACTGAAAGTTCAAGTTCTTCAATGCTTAGTTCTCTTCTTTGATCTATAACTTCTTCAACTTTTTGTGGTTCAACCTGCACTGGAATACTAATTAACTCACCTGAAAATTGTGCAATGGAAGCCATCTTTTCAATAAGTTTTGCAGCTGCTTGTCCAAGTGCTAAAGTTGGTTCAATACTTCCATTTGACCAGATTTCCATTATTACACGGTCAAAGTCAGCTCCTTCAGGCGTTCTTCCTGATTCAATTGAGTAAGTAACTTTTCTAATTGGCATAAATACAGAGTCTACTGGGATAAAGTCTATTGCTCTGTTTAGTGCTTTTTGTTTATCAGCTGGTACATAACCAACACCATTTTCAATGATAATTTCCATTTCAAGCTTGCCGTCTCCTGATAAGGTGGCAACTCCCCAGTCAGGGTTAATTATTTGTACGTCAGCTGGAAGTATAATATCTTTTGCATAAACTGCCTTTGGACCCTTGGCAGAAATTTTTAATGTTTGTGGTTGATCTGAGAATGACTTAATAACAAGGCCCTTTAAGTTTAGTGTTATATCAATTACATCTTCAACAACTCCTGGCACGCTAGAAAATTCATGCGTAATTCCTTCAATCCTAATTGCAGTTACAGCTGAACCTAGAGTACTTGACAATAGTACTCTTCTTAGAGAATTACCAATTGTTGTTCCAAATCCTCTGTCAAATGGTTCAATTAAAAACTTCCCATATAATGAACCATCATTGTTTGTTTTATTTTCCAGACATTTTACTTCTATCTTGCTCATTGTTTACTCCTTTTGAATTCCTTAATTAATTCTCAATTCTCAATTCTCAATTAATTCCAGATTATACTCTTCTCCTTTTTGGTGCCCTGCAACCATTATGTGGTATTGGAGTTACATCTCGTAAAAGTGTTACTCTTAAGCCTGCTGATTGAAGTGCTCTAATTGCTGTTTCTCTTCCTGCGCCAGGTCCACTTACTTCAACTTCTACTTGTCTCATTCCATTGTCAATAATTTTTCTTGCAACAGATATTGCTGCTTGTTGAGCTGCAAACGGCGTACCTTTTTTTGCACCTTTAAAACCACAAGCTCCTGCACTTGACCATGCTAAGGTACTACCCTGTAAATCAGTTGCAGTAACAATGGTGTTGTTAAAAGTAGACTGAATATGGATCCTTCCACTTGATACACTTTTCTTTTCCTTCTTTTTTGGTTTCATTATTTTGGATTAGGTGTTTGTTTCTTTCCTGCTACAGTCATTCTCTTTCTGCCTCTTCTAGTTCTAGCATTAGTTCTTGTTCTTTGGCCTCTAACTGGTAAACCCTTTCTATGTCTCATCCCTCTGTAACAATTTATTTCAATTAGCCTTTTTACATTAAGCCCTTCAATCCTTCTTAAATCACCTTCAACTTGGTAATTTTTTTCAATTTCTTCTCTCAATTTATTTATTTCAGCATCAGATAAATCTTTCATCCTTTTATTCTTATCTATTCCAGTTTTTTCTAAAATCTTATTGCTTAAAGATCTACCTATACCATAGAGATAGGTAAGTGAAATTTCTGCTCTTTTATTTTGTGGTAAATCAACTCCTGCAAATCGTGCCATAGTAATTTTTCTTTTAAATATTCTAATTTATAAATAAATGACAGAGTAAGAATTTTATCTTCTTTAAGCAATTACGACAAGTAGGTAGACAAAAGCAATTGCACGAAGCGTAGAGACGCAATTAATTGCGTCTCTACGCTTGCTTTTGTTTATGCTTTGGATTTTCACAAATAACTCTTACACGCCCTTTACGCTTAATAATTTTACACTTTGCACAAATTTTTTTTACCGATGCCCTATGCTTCATAGGTAACTCCTCATTTATCTTGTATCCTGAACCCTGTAAGTTATTCTTCCTCTCTTTAAGTCATATGGAGTAAGTTCAACTCTTACTTTATCACCAGGCAGTATTTTTATGAAGTTCTTTCTTATCTTGCCTGAGATATGAGCTAATACTAAATGACCATTTGCAAGCTCTACTCTAAACATTGCATTTGGCAATGACTCTTTAATTACACCTTCAAATTCAATTGCATCTTTAGGCATATGATAATTATAGCGTACTAGTTGTTATAAAAGGTCCTTCTTCTGTAATAAGAACTGTGTGTTCAAAATGTGCAGATAACTTATGATCCACAGTAACAATTGTCCAGTTATCTTTTAGTCTACGGACATCGTCAGACCCTAGATTAAACATTGGTTCAATACATAAAAGCATACCTACTTTTATTTCAGTATCTTGATTACTTGCAAAATATTCAGGCCAGTTTGGTATGAATGGCTCACTGTGATATTCAAATCCAATTCCATGCCCACCAAACATTCTAACTATTCCATACTTCTCACTAGTGGCAACCTTGTTTACTGCAGTTGAGATGTCCTTAATTGTTTTTCCAGCTCTACAAACTTCTATTCCTTTATACAGTGAAGCTTCTGTATCAGCTAAAAGTTTTAAAGCATTGTTACTTACTGGATTTACAGGAATAGTTTTAGCAGTATCCCCAACATAGTTCCATTCCTTGTTGTTAAACTTTTCTTTTACAGTAACTCCTATGTCCAAACTTATAACGTCACCTTCTTTCAAAATCTTTTCTTTACTTGGGATACCATGGACTACTTCATGATTTACAGATGTACATAAAGAAGCAGGAAAACCAAGATAACCTTTAAAGGTAGGTATTGCTCCATTAGATCTAATCCACTCTTCAACAATTTGATCAATTTCCCAAGTGCTCATCCCAGCTTTTATGGAGCAGCATGCTAAGTCAAGAGCTTCACATGCTAACTTGCCAGCTTTTTTAATGAGTTCATATTGATCTTTATCATAAATTGTTATTGGCATTTAATGCTTTCAATATTTCATTATAAACATCATTTGGATCTTTTGCACCATCTACATCAAGCAACTTCTCTTGATCTTTATAGTATTTTTCTAGTGGTGCAGTTTTGTTGTAATATTCACTTAGTCTTTCCTGTACAGATTCTTTTGTATCATCTTTTCTTTGATACAAAGGTGAATTACATAGGTCACATTTGTTTTCTATTTTTGGTTTTTTTGAAATTACGTTATAAATCTCTCCACAGGTTTTGTTAGAACACAGCCTTCTTGAGCTTAAACGTTTTATTAAAATTTCTTCTGGTGCTTGTAAATTTATTACAAAAGTAAGTTCAAGACTTAATTCATTAAGCAATTGATTTAATGCATTTGCTTGTGCTATTGTTCGTGGATAACCATCTAAAATAAATCCATTAAATGCTCTAACTTTTTCCCTTATGAGGTCAATGACTAATTGATCTGGAACTAATTTTCCTGCTTCAACAAATTCCTTTGCTTTTATTCCAAGTTCTGTTTGATTTTTAATTGCTTCACGGATTAAACTTCCTGTATCAATATGAGGAAGATTTAACCCTTGAGATATTTTTTTTGCTTGAGTGCCTTTCCCGGCTCCTGGGGCTCCAAGAAAGACTATATTTATGCTCTTTTTCATAAGTGTTTTGACAGAGATACATCTTATTTGATTTCTAATTAGAAGTCTAGTTTAATGTTAGTAATCGTAGTTTTGAAAATTGAAAAAGAGTTTTAAATGTTATAAAGCTGGCTGGGCTTACCTAAAGACTCCTCAGATCTTGAAGTTCGTGTTGCATAAAGAAGTTCATTTAAAGCTTTTAGCTAAAAGCTATTATAATGGAACTGATGAGAGACCAGAGACTAGAGACCAAAGACCATAGACCAAAGACCAGAGACCAGAAAAGAGTCTACAGTCTATGGTCTATAATCTTTTGTCTCCTTTTAATTCTCAATTCTCAATTCTCAATTCTCAATTCTAAGTCCTATGCCCGTGCTCCTCGCCTTGTAATAGTTGGCTCTACAACAATGCTTCCCTTATCAGAACACTTAGCTACAAAATACAGAAAAGATGTTGGTGCTGAAGTCTTAGTTCAAGGGGGAGGTTCAAGTGCTGGACCAATTGCAGTCTTAAATAATATTGCTCAGATTGCAGCAAGTTCAAGAAAGTTTACACAAGAAGAAGCAAATAATTTAAAAGTATTTGTAGTTGCACATGATGTTCTTGCAATTGTTATTCACCCTTCAAACCCAGTTAATAATATTTCAATGGAGCAACTGCGTGATATCTTATCAGGCAAAATTAAAAACTGGAAAGATCTTGGTGCTCCATTTGATAAGCCCATTCAATTAATCAATGATTCATCAGGCAACGGTACACGTGCAGCAATTGAAGAGCTTGTAATGGAGAAATCAAAAGAAAAAGGAATAAAAGGTACTCCCATCACATTAAAGTCAATTGTTTCAAATTCAAGTTCAGAAATGAAAGCTAACATTGCAATTTTTAAATATTCACTTGGCTATCTGCCTTTTAGTTATCTTGATACTACTGTTAAAACATTATCTATAGATAATGTTCCACCAACTTATGCAGCTGCATACAAGAAAAAATATCCTCTTTTTAGGGATCTTTACTATGCAATTAAAAAAGATTCTACTGACTTAGAGTTAGCATATATTTACTATGTGTTAAGCGAGGAAGGGCAGGATATAGTAGTTCAAGAAGGTTTTTTGCCAGTTAAATTGATAACATCAGTAGAAGAGTTAAATAAATTAGATTAGAATTAAAAAAACAAGCAGGTTAATTAGTAAAGGAAAAGATAATGAAAAAATATTTTGCAAGCTGTTTAATTTTCTTGATTTTATTTCTCCCAACAGGTTGTCTTAAACAAGATGTAATTGAAGATGTTTATAAAGTTGCAGTAGTTGCACCACTTACTGGTACTGATCCAGCTCTTGGAGAGTCAGTAATTAATGGAGCTGAGCTAGCAGTAAAGGAGGCTAACGAAGAAGGTGGAATTGAAAGGAAGAAATTAGTTTTAATAAAAGAAGATGATGGTGGCTTAGTAGGTGAAGGAGCTTTTTTTGCTTATCGTTTGACAAGAACTGATATGGTTCTTGGAGTAATTGGCCATCTTGACTCAGATATTTCTATTCCTGCTTCTGAATTTTATGCTCGTGCAATGATTCCACAAATAACTCCAGGTAGTACAAGCCCATATTTTACAGAGAGAAAAGCAGTAAATGGATATGTGTTCAGAACTATAGGGAGAGATGATACACAGGGTAAAATTCTTGCAGATTATATTATTAAAAATGGTTTTAAGAGAGTTGCAATATTACACAATGGCAGGGAATATGGTCGTAGTTTGGCGGGAGAATTAGCAAAGTCTTTAAAAGTAAATTCAAAGCCAGTCTTAAGACCTGAAATTGTTTTTTATAATAAAATTGAACGTGGGAAGAAAGATTATGGTGCACTTTTATCTCAAATTTCATTTGTAAAACCAGATATAGTTTTTCTTGCAGGAGAGTATAACGATGCAGGATATTTGGTAAAAGATTTTTCTAAGTATGGTTTAACAAGTACAAAGTTTATTGGTGGCGATGGTGTTTATCACAATGAGTTTATTCAAATTGGTGGAAAAAGGACAGAAGGTGCAGTTGTAATATCAGCTCCACCCATTGTAAATAAAGAGTTTGTTACAAAATATAAAAAACATTTTCAACATGAACCAACTGGCTATTCAGCAAACACTTATGATGCTACAAATATTTTAATAAGTGCAATTAGAAAAGTAAAGGAAAAAAGTCCAGAAAAAATTGCAATGGAAGTTGCAAAAACAAATCATTTTAATGGTGTAACAGGAGTAATTACATTTGACAAAAATGGTGATTTAACTACAAAAGGATTTGTTTTAAATAAGGTAGTAAATGGAAAGTTTGAGGTGATTGAAAATGGAAACACGTAGAACAAGACCACAGACTATAGACTATAGACAAGGGGCCATAAAAAGGTCTATGGTCTATGGTCTATGGTCTATAGTCTTTCTCCTAGTGGGTTGCAGCAAATCACCAACTGTTAGTCAGTCATTAAGCAAAAATGATGACACTTACAAAATAGCAGTTGCAGCCCCTCAATTTGGTCCATATAAAGCATTAGGTTTGTCTATAGTTCATGGCGCAGAACTTGCCGTTGACTTAATTAATCAAAGTGACGGCATTGGTGGTAAGAAAATTGAGTTAGTTAATGTTGATGATGGAGGATTAGCTGGTGAAGCTACTCTAAGAGCAAGAAGTTTAGTTGATCAAATGGTCTTAGGTGTAATTGGACATTTAAATTCAGACATATCAATTCCAGCTTCTGAGGTTTATTCAAAAGCAATGATCCCTGAAATTTCTCCTGCTTCAACAAGCCCTCTTTTTACTGAAAGAAAACCAGTAAGAGGATATGTTTTTAGAACAATTGGCAGAGATGACAAGCAAGGCAAGGTGTCAGCAAGTTTTGTACTTGAAAAAGGTTATAAAAAAATTGCTGTTCTGTATAACAATAGAAGTTATGGACAAAGTCTTGCATCTGAGTTTGTAAAAGAAATAAACTCAAATCCTAAGGATGCAGAAATTGTTTTTTATGAAACTTATAAAGTTGATACAAAAAATTATGCGAAAGAAATTAATTCTATAAAAAGTAAATCTCCAAATCTTGTATTTTTTGTAGGTGAATATGGTGATGCAGCTAAGTTTCTTAAGCAAATGAAAAACTTAGGACTTAGTGTAGCTTTTCTTGGCAGTGAAGGAGTATTTGATCAAGAGTTTATAGAAGCTGCAAAAAATGCAAGTGAGGGAGCTTTAGTTATTTCTCTTAAGCCAGTTATAGACAAAGACTTTCTAGAAAGTTACAAGAAGAAATTCAACAAAGAACTTGGTGCTTATTCTGCAAACTCTTTTGACGCAACAAATATCTTAGTCTCAGCAATAAAAAAAGTAAAAGAAAAGAACCCAGAAAAAATTGCAAGTGTAATTAAAGAAACAAAAGATTATCCAGGCTTAAGCGGCAAAATTTCATTTGATGCAAATGGTGATTTATTAAATCCTGCATTTTCTATATACCAAGTAAAAAATGGAATGTTTATGGCTATTAAATAATATTTTCTAGCCCGTAAACTAAATGATCTAATCCCATAACTTTTTTAATGGCCATTAATGCAAGTTTGAAACTTTACAATAGGGTAAAGTAGTGATTTTGTGAAAATAGGGCAAAATAAAGTGGTTTAAGTTCTAAAAAGTGAAAAAACCGGTAGGCCCACGAATTGTTGTATCTTGCATAAAGAGTACATCTTGTAGATTATTAAAGCATATTTGCTGATGCACATCAAGATAAAAAAACGAACGAATAAGAATGGAACTGTAGTTGAATATGTTCAACTGATCGAATCATATGTTAGTAAAGAAGGTAAACGCAAACATAGAGTGTGTTTTTCTGTAGGTAGAAAAGATGATCCTAAACTCCAAGAGAAAATTGAGAAGGCTACTTTTAAACTTGCAAAACTTGGAAATATTACAAGCTTAGTAAACCTAAATGAAGAACTTGCTCATGTATGGTCAAAGAGTGTAGGTCCATGTTTAGTTTTTAGAAAACTATGGCATGATTTGGATTTTAACGTAATTTTTGAAGGTGAATATCATGAAGAAATTTTTATGATGGTGGTAAGTAGATACCCACGTCCGTAAGGACGTGGCACTTTGAACAGTTTCAGCTGATATTCTCCTTTATCAATTTCTTCCTGATTCTCTACATATTTCCTTATTTCTTCCTCATCCATTCCCACTGTCGACGAAAAAAATCCGGGCGACCAAAATACTCCTTCTTCCCAATATACTCTCCGTATACTTCTTACTTCTCTCCTGATTTTTCTCCCGCTATTCTGTTTCATCTTTCCTATAATTTCTGATACTGCATATCTCGGTGGTATTTCTACAATCAAATGCACATGATCTGGTTGCATATTCATTTGTACAACATGAACATCCGGATGATAATTGCTTACTTCTTTTATATATTTCTCAGCTAATACTTTGACTTCATCTACAAGAACTTTTTTCCTATACTTCGGTATCCACACCACAGGATATTGGTACCTATATGCTCCATGTGAACTTAGTTTTATTTCCACTCATATATTTTACAATTTTACGTCTTTGGGCAGCATTCCCCCACGTCCTCACGGACGTGGTCCTCTGCTGTCACTGATAGAAGAGAATCAGGTCGTTTTGCTCAATCAGTCTTCAAACTTGCGATAATCACATATACATAAGTTTAATTCCTGTATTGCTCTCTGTTTGTTTAAGAATATCTTCTTTCATTGCATCTACAAAAGGTTTATAGTTTTTAAATGCAGGATCCATTTTAATCTGCCTTTTTAGAAATGAAGTGGCTTCTTTTTCAGACTTAAACAAACAAATTACTTTCTCTCTTCTTGAATCAACGACAGGAATCAAATCATCGCTTAAATAATTAAAAAATGTCCAGTATGTTTTCCTTGAGTTTGTTTTTATATACTTTTCAAGATTATTAAATTCATAAAGCCCAAGCTGAGCTCCAATGGAATTTGTAACTCTTAAAACTTCTTTTAAAAATCCTCCTTGTATAAGAGAATTTAAAGCATCTGAATTTATTACAGATGCTGTAGACCCTTCTAAAAGCAACCATCTAATACTTAATTCCTTAATTAA containing:
- a CDS encoding dihydroorotate dehydrogenase, which translates into the protein MANLIINAGPVKLKNPVLLASGTCGVAAREFLPYFNLNELGGIVTKSLSIEPRDGNPTPRVVEIGNFGMLNSIGLQNPGIEHFLKNDLPFLVEQNATIILNVVGETLDDYIKVIDHIQHCRDVWPYVSTIELNLSCPNVEGGLDFSQDSKKAFLLISEIKKITKIPIWAKLSPNITDITEIAKACIDAGSDGLSLINTVLGLAINKWTKKPTLPRVVGGYSGPGVKPIALRMIWETYKKFPNTPIIGIGGIHTTDDAIEFLLCGASCIQIGTANFVNPMTSIEIIKGLQDYLEKNKLSSIGELTGLAHREKVVTFAKGVNIL
- the rplQ gene encoding 50S ribosomal protein L17; translated protein: MRHLRKRNKLARPADQRKAVLRSLANSFFKTGEIKTTLGKAKAVQGEIERLISLAKRGDMHARRQAAAFLYEKDVVKKLFNEIVGNFKTKKGGYTRLIKTLPRRGDAAPAAILQLVS
- a CDS encoding DNA-directed RNA polymerase subunit alpha; this translates as MSKIEVKCLENKTNNDGSLYGKFLIEPFDRGFGTTIGNSLRRVLLSSTLGSAVTAIRIEGITHEFSSVPGVVEDVIDITLNLKGLVIKSFSDQPQTLKISAKGPKAVYAKDIILPADVQIINPDWGVATLSGDGKLEMEIIIENGVGYVPADKQKALNRAIDFIPVDSVFMPIRKVTYSIESGRTPEGADFDRVIMEIWSNGSIEPTLALGQAAAKLIEKMASIAQFSGELISIPVQVEPQKVEEVIDQRRELSIEELELSVRAYNCLKRANINSLGQLLSLSYNDLMNIKNFGRKSADEVLERLHAMGLHLSDEAIPAGLPEESSAESEAFST
- the rpsK gene encoding 30S ribosomal protein S11 encodes the protein MKPKKKEKKSVSSGRIHIQSTFNNTIVTATDLQGSTLAWSSAGACGFKGAKKGTPFAAQQAAISVARKIIDNGMRQVEVEVSGPGAGRETAIRALQSAGLRVTLLRDVTPIPHNGCRAPKRRRV
- the rpsM gene encoding 30S ribosomal protein S13; translated protein: MARFAGVDLPQNKRAEISLTYLYGIGRSLSNKILEKTGIDKNKRMKDLSDAEINKLREEIEKNYQVEGDLRRIEGLNVKRLIEINCYRGMRHRKGLPVRGQRTRTNARTRRGRKRMTVAGKKQTPNPK
- the rpmJ gene encoding 50S ribosomal protein L36, which codes for MKHRASVKKICAKCKIIKRKGRVRVICENPKHKQKQA
- the infA gene encoding translation initiation factor IF-1 codes for the protein MPKDAIEFEGVIKESLPNAMFRVELANGHLVLAHISGKIRKNFIKILPGDKVRVELTPYDLKRGRITYRVQDTR
- the map gene encoding type I methionyl aminopeptidase, translated to MPITIYDKDQYELIKKAGKLACEALDLACCSIKAGMSTWEIDQIVEEWIRSNGAIPTFKGYLGFPASLCTSVNHEVVHGIPSKEKILKEGDVISLDIGVTVKEKFNNKEWNYVGDTAKTIPVNPVSNNALKLLADTEASLYKGIEVCRAGKTIKDISTAVNKVATSEKYGIVRMFGGHGIGFEYHSEPFIPNWPEYFASNQDTEIKVGMLLCIEPMFNLGSDDVRRLKDNWTIVTVDHKLSAHFEHTVLITEEGPFITTSTL
- a CDS encoding adenylate kinase, which codes for MNIVFLGAPGAGKGTQAKKISQGLNLPHIDTGSLIREAIKNQTELGIKAKEFVEAGKLVPDQLVIDLIREKVRAFNGFILDGYPRTIAQANALNQLLNELSLELTFVINLQAPEEILIKRLSSRRLCSNKTCGEIYNVISKKPKIENKCDLCNSPLYQRKDDTKESVQERLSEYYNKTAPLEKYYKDQEKLLDVDGAKDPNDVYNEILKALNANNNL
- a CDS encoding phosphate ABC transporter substrate-binding protein; this encodes MLPLSEHLATKYRKDVGAEVLVQGGGSSAGPIAVLNNIAQIAASSRKFTQEEANNLKVFVVAHDVLAIVIHPSNPVNNISMEQLRDILSGKIKNWKDLGAPFDKPIQLINDSSGNGTRAAIEELVMEKSKEKGIKGTPITLKSIVSNSSSEMKANIAIFKYSLGYLPFSYLDTTVKTLSIDNVPPTYAAAYKKKYPLFRDLYYAIKKDSTDLELAYIYYVLSEEGQDIVVQEGFLPVKLITSVEELNKLD
- a CDS encoding branched-chain amino acid ABC transporter substrate-binding protein, with amino-acid sequence MKKYFASCLIFLILFLPTGCLKQDVIEDVYKVAVVAPLTGTDPALGESVINGAELAVKEANEEGGIERKKLVLIKEDDGGLVGEGAFFAYRLTRTDMVLGVIGHLDSDISIPASEFYARAMIPQITPGSTSPYFTERKAVNGYVFRTIGRDDTQGKILADYIIKNGFKRVAILHNGREYGRSLAGELAKSLKVNSKPVLRPEIVFYNKIERGKKDYGALLSQISFVKPDIVFLAGEYNDAGYLVKDFSKYGLTSTKFIGGDGVYHNEFIQIGGKRTEGAVVISAPPIVNKEFVTKYKKHFQHEPTGYSANTYDATNILISAIRKVKEKSPEKIAMEVAKTNHFNGVTGVITFDKNGDLTTKGFVLNKVVNGKFEVIENGNT
- a CDS encoding branched-chain amino acid ABC transporter substrate-binding protein, coding for METRRTRPQTIDYRQGAIKRSMVYGLWSIVFLLVGCSKSPTVSQSLSKNDDTYKIAVAAPQFGPYKALGLSIVHGAELAVDLINQSDGIGGKKIELVNVDDGGLAGEATLRARSLVDQMVLGVIGHLNSDISIPASEVYSKAMIPEISPASTSPLFTERKPVRGYVFRTIGRDDKQGKVSASFVLEKGYKKIAVLYNNRSYGQSLASEFVKEINSNPKDAEIVFYETYKVDTKNYAKEINSIKSKSPNLVFFVGEYGDAAKFLKQMKNLGLSVAFLGSEGVFDQEFIEAAKNASEGALVISLKPVIDKDFLESYKKKFNKELGAYSANSFDATNILVSAIKKVKEKNPEKIASVIKETKDYPGLSGKISFDANGDLLNPAFSIYQVKNGMFMAIK
- the tnpA gene encoding IS200/IS605 family transposase gives rise to the protein MVWIPKYRKKVLVDEVKVLAEKYIKEVSNYHPDVHVVQMNMQPDHVHLIVEIPPRYAVSEIIGKMKQNSGRKIRREVRSIRRVYWEEGVFWSPGFFSSTVGMDEEEIRKYVENQEEIDKGEYQLKLFKVPRPYGRGYLLTTIIKISS